The window AATTGGGCATTAGCACTTAAAGGGAAACAAATTAGTGTTTCTAGCAACATGAGTACGAGTATTCCTGGTATCTTTGCTGCTGGAGATATTTGTTGGTATCCAGGAAAAGTAGAATTAATTGCGACTGGATTAGGCGAAGCGCCTACTGCTGTTAATAACGCGCTACATTTTGCTCACCCGGAACAACGTGTCCAACCAGGGCATAGCACTAGTTTATTCAAAGAATAAGGATTCTTTAAAACAACTCATCTATTAGAAGATTTGATTTTGTTAGATAGAACCGCTATGATTAACATATTAACTAATCAGGAGGACAATTTTTTGACAACAGACATTAATGTTTTAGAAAAAAAAGCACGTGAGTTACTGGCTGAGCGTGGTGTTACAATGGATGATATCGCTGAATTAGTATATTTTTTACAAGCACCTTATGTCGAAAACCTTACATTAGAATTGTGTCTTATGCACATTGAAGCTGTGCTAAAAAAACGTGAGGTTCAAAATACTATTTTGACTGGTATTCAATTAGATTTATTAGCTGAAAAAGGTGGTATGATTGAGCCACTTCAACAAATTGTCGGTGAAGATGAAGGCTTATATGGTATTGATGAAATTCTAGCACTTTCAATCGTGAATGTTTACGGGTCAATTGGTTTTACTAACTATGGCTATATTGATAAAGTAAAGCCTGGTATTCTTGCAAAACTGAATTCACACGATGGCGTCAATGTCCATACGTTTTTAGATGATATTGTTGGGGCGATTGCGGCGGCAGCAGCAAGCCGACTAGCCCATGAAAATGGCGACAAAAAAAACTACGAACTAATTTAAGTTCGTAGTTTTTTTAATTGCTGTTTACTTTTAATCAATAAAAAAAGAACAAATCCTTCAAATAATAAGACGGCTAAAGTAAAACAATGTAGAAAATATTGTTCTGGTAAGGCAATAATCACTGGATCTGTTTGTGGATCAAATAACCAAGCGTCATTATTAAACATTAAGTGATGAAACGCAACGAACACTTGGTCAAATGCTACTAATAAGAAAAAAACTAAAATAATTGGCACTAAGGCCGTAAAAGCCAATGCATGTTTTATTAACCATAGTCTGCCACTTTTCCATAAAGAGCTGACGAAGCTAACAGCTGGTATACCGGTAATAAACATTAGGACATAATTGATTAAAAACAACCGTTTCACTTCATAGAAATGAAATGCACCTGATTCTGATACAGGAAAGTCACTCATTTTTAATTCATTAATCAAGGGATGATTAAGATATTTCATTAATTCATGATAATTGATTAGTAAACGTTCTTTACTCAATCCTGTCTTATCTTCAATTGATAAGTAGCTAATATCCCATGAATAAAGTGGATAGGCATTGATTGTTAACGTAATAGCTAGCGTAAGAATAAACAAAACTAGCAAAAGAAACTGTCCCTTATTTTTTAGTGTCATTAATTGCATTCCAACCGCCCCACTCACTTAAATTATTTAGTGTATACGTTGGTGCTATAGGTAATGAAGACACATCATCTTTTTGAGTGAAGCCTGTCAAAACTAATAATGTATCAATTTGATTATGAATCCCTGCTTGAATATCTGTTTCATAATTATCGCCCACCATGATAACGTCAGACTTTTCTAATCCCATACGCTCAATAGCTCCTTGCATAATGACTGAAGAAGGTTTCCCAATGATGATAGGTTGCTGATTGGTACTTGATATTAAGGAAGCTATGATTGAACCTGCACCAGGTAGTAGGCCTTGTTCTGTTGGAATATTTTTATCTGGGTTAGTGCCAATAAACATCGCCCCATTTTGAATGGCTAAAGTAGCAGTTACTAATTTTTGATAGTTTAATTTTTTATCTAAACCTACCACAACAAAATCTGGATGCTCTTCATCCCAAATAAAACCTGACGACAACAAACCATCCACTAATCCCGACTCGCCGATAACATACACACGATTACCTTTATTTAAAGAGTTCAGATAATCTGCCGTAGCTAATGTTGCAGTGTAGATAGTCTCTTCTTTTACATGAATATCAAAATGTTGTGATAGATTAGTTTGTACATCACGAGGTGTTTTAGTCGTATTGTTAGTAACAAACAAATAAGGAATGTTTCGTTCTTGAAGTTGCTCGATAAATTCTTTTGCTCCTTCAATAGGTTCTTTTCCTTTATAAATAGTTCCATCTAGGTCTAATAAATAACCTTTATACATAATCCACCTATTTCTTGTCATCTTTCTGGCGAATTACAAAGTCACGCTTGCCAGTCTGATTATTCTTTTTTTGATTAGTTGCTTTTGGTTTAGTTGGATTATTAGATGTTTTTTTATTTTTAGGATTAGCTATTTTGTCTTTACCAACTGTCGTTGATTTATTGTTACGTTGATTATTTTTCTTGTTTTTTGGCCGATTACTATTTCTATTATTAGTCTGCTTATTTTTAATAGTTGTATTATTTTTATTGTTTTTAACTTGTTGCTTCACATCTTTCACTTTGCCACGTTTTTCTTTTGTATGCGCGGGAATCGTGTTGATTAACTTATCATCAAGTTTTTCAAGTCGTTCAATGACAAAATAAGCACAACCAAAATTACAATATTCATACAAGTAGTCTTCTAATGTTCCAATTTTTTGGTCGTAACCTACTTTTTTACGGTAATCCTCAAAGAACCCTTTTAAGCGTAACTGTTCAAATCCAATGTCCCCTACAATATAATCATATTTATCTAACACATCACTGTAGCGTTCATTGAGTTGTTCAATGTTAAATCCTTCTTCATAGTTCATTAATAATTTGTATTCACGCTCGTCAATTAGCAAACGATCATGACTAATCATTCTAATACGGGGAATTTCTTCTATTAACTCTTCTTGAATATCCACCATCTCTTCTATCGTTTCAGTCATTGGTGCATCCGTTGTTAGCATCCCCTCTTCTGTTGACGATGCTGATTCATTGACTAACACTTCTTCTTTTTTTTCTGATTCTTCCATATATTCACCTTCTTATTTATCAAAGTTTAAATGTCTTATTAATATATTTTGCTACCACATTGCGTAATAAAGACGGACACAGTGACTCTATTTTTCCAAGTGCGGTTAATTTAGGGAAAAATTTAATAAACGAGTAATGATCCATCATAATTAATTGATACTCTTGTGTTTGATCAATTGATTGATGTTGAATAAAAAATTCATTCTCTACTTTTTGAATATGCTTTGCTTTTAATTCACCAAACACTTTCCCTCTGAATCCCATACCAATAATAGGATAGTCTAATAGATAATCATGTTGACTTTCCATCTCTGTTAGTACGTCAATTAAATCCTTGCCTCTTAAGGTAACCCTAATCATATGCATCGGATGCGGTAATGTTCGGTGCAAGTCATCGCGACTAACTATCCCTTTAGACAAGCCACCTAAAAATAAACCAGTACTTAACAAATAGGCATCTGCCTGAGAAAAATCAGCCATAGCCTCTAGTGCATAATGGATATAGCTATGTTCTGAATAAGCATCTGTTTCCCAACTCACTGGCAAGTGACCTATCGTTTGTTCACTTAATAACTGATGTCCTCTTATCTCGTACGCTTTTATTTCTTCTTGATCCTGAAGCTGTTCAACAAATAATTTAGTTGGATGTGTAATAGCCTTTTTTGAGACTATTTGGTGCTGATCCGATAGCTCTATCACAATTTCTCCAACGTATTGACCAAATTTTCCCGCTGCAGCAAGTAGCGTATCGCCAATTAACTTGCCCTCTTCATATAAATGATGTGTGTGAGACCCTATGATCACATCTATCTGAGGATAATGGATTGCAATATGTTCATCATCTAAATAACCAAGATGTGATAATAGAACAATAACATCTGTTTGTGGTTCTAATTCATCAAGTAATGGCGGTAAAACCTCATCTGGAAAACTCACTTGCCATCCTAGAGGTTCATAACTAAAAGGAAAAGGGGCGGTTAAACCAATGACCCCTATTCTAGTTCCGCTAGGTGTTTCATGAATAGTAAAATTTTTGCACCATGTAGACGCCTGTTGATCAAGACTAGATAAGTTACTGACAACTACTGGGAAATTAGCTTCTTGATACAAATTATCTAATTGTTCTTTTGTATTACCAATTCCTTCATTGTTACCTATCGTTACCGCATCATACGTCACCTGATTCATCAGCGCTATATTTTCTTTGCCATTAGTTGCTTCAGTTAATGGATGAACACGATCACAAAAGTCACCTAAATCAACTGTCACTACAGGATAGTGCTCACTAGCATACGTTTGTTTTTGTTGTAAAAAGCGTCTAATTTTAGGCCAGTTTTCAAAATGAGAATGGAGGTCATTCGTATGTAAAATAGTCACGCGTTCCAAAGAAATCCCTCCTAATAGTATTTAATCTTCTAAATATTTATTTCTAATTTGTGAAATAGTTGCTGCATCAACACCTATACCTTCTAAGACATATTGCTCAACTGTGCCAAAATGTTCTTTAATTTGAGCAAAACTTTCAGCCAAATACTCATATTTAACTTCCATCATAATACGAAACATTTCCAGTTGTTCTTTTGGCATACCTTCACGTGCCATTGTTTCAATCAATTTATTATTCGCTTTTTTTCTTAATTTATTGGTTAATAAGTAATCATGATAGATATCTAATTCTGATACTCCTAACAGGGCAAGAATTAAGGCCGCTCCAAATCCTGTACGGTCTTTTCCAGCAAAGCAGTGGAAAATAAACGGCGTATCTAATGTAGCAACTGTTTCTAAGAACTCTTTATACCCTTCTCGAGCAGAAGGTTCTGTGATAAAGGCACGATAGATGTCTAACATATACTCATCTGGATGTTTTTGACTAGCTTCTTCTTTTAAGTCAGCCATGCCAACAGATTGTTCCATTCCTTTTAAAATATCAATGGCAACTGTTGTAACTCCGTCAAATAATTCATTTGGACGTTCTTCTCGTTCTGATGTACTTCTAAAATCGAAAATAGTTTGAATATGGTAATCTTCTAGAAAAGCTTGGTGATCTTCTTTTGTTAGATGGTTAATCTCACCACTTCTATACATAAGGTGTTGTGTTACTTTTTTATTGTCTAATCCTCGGTAACCACCGATATCTCTAAAATTCGTTAATGATTCTAACATCAAATAATTCCTCCTAAACATCCCGTCAATATGAATTTATTATAGCATACAATCGTTAACCCATTGCATCTTTTCATTCAAACAAAATAAAGAGAGATGACTGTTGTCATCTCTCTAAAAGTTAATTACTTAATCTCCGGTGCGCGTCCTAATTGGGCACTTAACATCCAGATTTTCTTTTCAACAGCTGCTTTAATGCCAATAAAGATATCTTCTGTTACTGCATCATCTTCATCATCAGCTGCCTCGATTCCTTCTTCAGCTAAACCTTGTAAATAGCGATAACCACTTAAGACGGTTTCGACATGATCAGTCATCAATTTATCATATGAACCAATTTCGTCACTAATTTTAGTGTGTTCAGCAAATTCTTTTAATGTTGAGTAAGGTGAACCACCAATAATAATTAAACGTTCCGCAATTTCATCTAACCACTCATTTACTTCATCCATCAATTCATCCATTTTAGGATGCATGGTTAAGAAGCCATTTCCTCTCATGTACCAATGTGTTTGGTGTATAACTGTTGCAAATTGACTTAAGTCAGCGACTGCTTGATTTAATACTTGTTCTCTCTTCATTTATTAATAGCCTCCATCCTTTTATATAATCATTATAATCTGAAATCTCTTACTCCTTTATTTTAACACCTTATTTATAATAATTACAATTAAAAGCCTTTACATTTTATAAAAAATTAAAAAGGCTGTGAGGAATTATCTCCACAGCCTTTCAACTAGCTAAATGATTTTACATATATTTTGCTAAAACTTCTTGTAATTGTTCTTTACGATGAACACCAATTAATTTTTCAACGACTTGATCATCTTTTTTTACAAGTAAAGTAGGAATGCTCATGATCCCAAATGAAGAAGGGACCTCAGGGTTTTCGTCTA is drawn from Vagococcus xieshaowenii and contains these coding sequences:
- a CDS encoding bifunctional metallophosphatase/5'-nucleotidase; the protein is MTILHTNDLHSHFENWPKIRRFLQQKQTYASEHYPVVTVDLGDFCDRVHPLTEATNGKENIALMNQVTYDAVTIGNNEGIGNTKEQLDNLYQEANFPVVVSNLSSLDQQASTWCKNFTIHETPSGTRIGVIGLTAPFPFSYEPLGWQVSFPDEVLPPLLDELEPQTDVIVLLSHLGYLDDEHIAIHYPQIDVIIGSHTHHLYEEGKLIGDTLLAAAGKFGQYVGEIVIELSDQHQIVSKKAITHPTKLFVEQLQDQEEIKAYEIRGHQLLSEQTIGHLPVSWETDAYSEHSYIHYALEAMADFSQADAYLLSTGLFLGGLSKGIVSRDDLHRTLPHPMHMIRVTLRGKDLIDVLTEMESQHDYLLDYPIIGMGFRGKVFGELKAKHIQKVENEFFIQHQSIDQTQEYQLIMMDHYSFIKFFPKLTALGKIESLCPSLLRNVVAKYINKTFKL
- a CDS encoding TIGR01457 family HAD-type hydrolase, yielding MYKGYLLDLDGTIYKGKEPIEGAKEFIEQLQERNIPYLFVTNNTTKTPRDVQTNLSQHFDIHVKEETIYTATLATADYLNSLNKGNRVYVIGESGLVDGLLSSGFIWDEEHPDFVVVGLDKKLNYQKLVTATLAIQNGAMFIGTNPDKNIPTEQGLLPGAGSIIASLISSTNQQPIIIGKPSSVIMQGAIERMGLEKSDVIMVGDNYETDIQAGIHNQIDTLLVLTGFTQKDDVSSLPIAPTYTLNNLSEWGGWNAINDTKK
- a CDS encoding TIGR01906 family membrane protein — translated: MQLMTLKNKGQFLLLVLFILTLAITLTINAYPLYSWDISYLSIEDKTGLSKERLLINYHELMKYLNHPLINELKMSDFPVSESGAFHFYEVKRLFLINYVLMFITGIPAVSFVSSLWKSGRLWLIKHALAFTALVPIILVFFLLVAFDQVFVAFHHLMFNNDAWLFDPQTDPVIIALPEQYFLHCFTLAVLLFEGFVLFLLIKSKQQLKKLRT
- a CDS encoding Dps family protein, translated to MKREQVLNQAVADLSQFATVIHQTHWYMRGNGFLTMHPKMDELMDEVNEWLDEIAERLIIIGGSPYSTLKEFAEHTKISDEIGSYDKLMTDHVETVLSGYRYLQGLAEEGIEAADDEDDAVTEDIFIGIKAAVEKKIWMLSAQLGRAPEIK
- a CDS encoding phosphatidylglycerophosphatase A family protein; its protein translation is MINILTNQEDNFLTTDINVLEKKARELLAERGVTMDDIAELVYFLQAPYVENLTLELCLMHIEAVLKKREVQNTILTGIQLDLLAEKGGMIEPLQQIVGEDEGLYGIDEILALSIVNVYGSIGFTNYGYIDKVKPGILAKLNSHDGVNVHTFLDDIVGAIAAAAASRLAHENGDKKNYELI
- a CDS encoding YutD family protein; translated protein: MEESEKKEEVLVNESASSTEEGMLTTDAPMTETIEEMVDIQEELIEEIPRIRMISHDRLLIDEREYKLLMNYEEGFNIEQLNERYSDVLDKYDYIVGDIGFEQLRLKGFFEDYRKKVGYDQKIGTLEDYLYEYCNFGCAYFVIERLEKLDDKLINTIPAHTKEKRGKVKDVKQQVKNNKNNTTIKNKQTNNRNSNRPKNKKNNQRNNKSTTVGKDKIANPKNKKTSNNPTKPKATNQKKNNQTGKRDFVIRQKDDKK
- a CDS encoding tyrosine-protein phosphatase: MLESLTNFRDIGGYRGLDNKKVTQHLMYRSGEINHLTKEDHQAFLEDYHIQTIFDFRSTSEREERPNELFDGVTTVAIDILKGMEQSVGMADLKEEASQKHPDEYMLDIYRAFITEPSAREGYKEFLETVATLDTPFIFHCFAGKDRTGFGAALILALLGVSELDIYHDYLLTNKLRKKANNKLIETMAREGMPKEQLEMFRIMMEVKYEYLAESFAQIKEHFGTVEQYVLEGIGVDAATISQIRNKYLED